From one Streptomyces sp. NBC_01478 genomic stretch:
- a CDS encoding alpha/beta fold hydrolase yields MSRPPSFTPPPGARAYPLRTARGVFAVVDSPVGDGVEPKGVALLLPGFTGSKEDFNPLHEAFGARGYRTVAVDGRGQYETDGPAEDESPYAQAELARDVLALAETVGAPVHLLGHSFGGHVARAAVLLDPTPFVSLTLMASGPAEISASQQQRVKLLRDALAVMSMTEVWDAIQAMETPEETETGGALDEGLDDRADLRRRWLGTKPAQLLAAGRQLCDEPDRVADLAAAALPVHVLSGSRDDTWPVPLLDDMAVRLKARRTVIAGAEHSPNTDQPAATARAIADFWDTVSP; encoded by the coding sequence ATGAGCAGGCCGCCCTCCTTCACCCCGCCCCCCGGCGCTCGCGCCTACCCGCTGCGGACCGCTCGCGGTGTGTTCGCCGTCGTGGACTCGCCCGTGGGCGACGGTGTCGAGCCGAAGGGCGTCGCTCTGCTGCTGCCGGGGTTCACCGGGAGCAAAGAGGACTTCAACCCCTTGCACGAGGCGTTCGGGGCGCGCGGGTACCGGACCGTGGCCGTGGACGGGCGGGGACAGTACGAGACGGACGGGCCCGCCGAGGACGAATCCCCTTACGCCCAGGCCGAGTTGGCGCGGGACGTGCTCGCGCTGGCCGAGACCGTGGGCGCGCCGGTGCACCTGCTCGGGCACTCCTTCGGCGGGCATGTCGCCCGGGCCGCCGTCCTCCTGGACCCCACGCCGTTCGTGTCGCTGACGCTCATGGCGTCGGGTCCCGCGGAGATCTCCGCCTCCCAGCAGCAGCGCGTGAAGCTGTTGCGGGACGCGCTCGCCGTGATGTCGATGACCGAGGTGTGGGACGCGATCCAGGCGATGGAGACGCCGGAGGAGACCGAGACCGGCGGTGCGCTGGACGAGGGGCTCGACGACCGGGCCGACCTGCGCCGTCGTTGGCTTGGCACCAAGCCCGCTCAACTCCTCGCGGCGGGACGCCAGTTGTGCGACGAGCCGGACCGGGTCGCCGACCTGGCCGCCGCGGCGCTCCCCGTCCACGTCCTGTCGGGTTCGCGCGACGACACCTGGCCGGTGCCGCTGCTGGACGACATGGCCGTACGGCTGAAGGCACGGCGGACGGTCATCGCGGGGGCCGAGCACTCGCCGAACACGGACCAGCCGGCCGCGACGGCCAGGGCCATCGCCGACTTCTGGGACACCGTAAGCCCGTAA
- a CDS encoding NYN domain-containing protein produces the protein MNDDLAALSARLDRTNELLQRMLAEVAKTPSTHAIFVDAGYLYAAAGRLVSGTEDRRTFDLDTEGLIEALIDKARTIFADSRLLRVYWYDGARRRIHTAEQQAIAELPDVKVRLGNLNANNQQKGVDSLIRSDLESLARHRAISDAALIGGDEDLVSAVEAAQGYGARVHLWGIEAPEGRNQAEPLLWEVDSQRTFDLDFFKPYVSRRASAVYEAAATRPTRDDVRFVGAQIAAKWLAARGREALVDLLPGHPYLPGSVDQDLLVEAEGLLQYSLRGQADLRRALRDGFWEHLQTQY, from the coding sequence ATGAACGACGACCTCGCGGCCCTCAGCGCCCGCCTCGACCGCACGAACGAGCTGCTGCAGCGCATGCTCGCCGAAGTGGCGAAGACGCCCTCGACGCATGCGATCTTCGTCGACGCCGGGTATTTGTATGCAGCCGCGGGCCGGCTCGTCTCCGGGACCGAGGACCGACGCACCTTCGACCTCGACACCGAGGGCCTCATCGAGGCGCTCATCGACAAGGCCCGCACGATCTTCGCGGACAGCAGGCTGCTGCGCGTCTACTGGTACGACGGCGCCCGCCGCCGCATCCACACCGCCGAGCAGCAGGCCATCGCCGAACTCCCGGACGTGAAGGTGCGGTTGGGCAATCTCAACGCCAACAACCAGCAGAAGGGCGTCGATTCACTCATCCGCTCCGACCTGGAGTCCCTCGCCCGGCACCGCGCCATCAGCGACGCGGCCCTCATCGGCGGCGACGAGGACCTGGTCTCGGCGGTCGAGGCGGCCCAAGGGTACGGCGCCCGCGTCCACTTGTGGGGCATCGAGGCCCCCGAGGGCCGTAACCAGGCGGAGCCGCTCCTCTGGGAGGTCGACAGCCAGCGCACCTTCGACCTCGACTTCTTCAAGCCGTACGTCTCCCGGCGCGCGTCCGCCGTCTACGAGGCCGCCGCCACCCGGCCCACCCGCGACGACGTCCGCTTCGTGGGCGCGCAGATCGCGGCGAAGTGGCTCGCGGCGCGGGGGCGCGAGGCGCTGGTCGACCTGCTGCCCGGGCATCCGTATCTGCCCGGTTCGGTCGACCAGGACCTGCTGGTCGAGGCGGAAGGGCTGCTGCAGTACTCCCTGCGCGGCCAGGCCGATCTGCGGCGGGCGCTGCGGGACGGGTTCTGGGAGCACCTGCAGACGCAGTACTAG
- a CDS encoding DEAD/DEAH box helicase has protein sequence MTLPVALSGTDVIGQAKTGTGKTLGFGLPLLERVTVPADVEAGRAKPEQLTDAPQALVVVPTRELCTQVTNDLLTAGKVRNVRVLAIYGGRAYEPQVEALRKGVDVIVGTPGRLLDLAGQKKLDLKHIRSLVLDEADEMLDLGFLPDVEKIINFLPAKRQTMLFSATMPGAVIGLARRYMSQPTHIRATSPDDEGATVANTKQFVYRAHNMDKPELVARILQAEGRGPVMVFCRTKRTAADLADQLQQRGFASGAVHGDLGQGAREQALRAFRNGKVDVLVCTDVAARGIDVEGVTHVINYQSPEDEKTYLHRIGRTGRAGAKGIAVTLVDWDDIPRWQLINKALDLGFPNPPETYSTSPHFFEEMNIPAGTKGVLPRSERTRAGLAAEEVEDLGETGGRGGPRGRGGRDGGRGGRDSGRGGHDGGRDTRNESRSGAGAGAGSSDLERPARTPRRRRRTRNGAPMEGTSAPTAVTSTPEETALAPSEESAGRTPRRRRRTRNGATGEQQQPATAVTAAPASEVAESAVTTAEGPVLDSPTASRRRRTRKSAEPAVAVAETEVVTPVAEAAAVVTPVAETPAEETRPRRRTRKAAQAVQVAEPVEAATETAAVVAVDTAEAVEAKPRRTRARKTAAPAEAVEVVETVEAVEVTTPRRRTRKAVAEIPAQVAEEQGTAAEVTPRRRTRKVAEPVVEVVETPVVAETKPRRTRKAAVAAETAVDTAEAVEAKPRRTRKAAVAAVDTAEGVEAKPRRTRKTAAAAVATEAPAEAVVEAKPRRTRKAAVAAETAVDTVEAVESKPRRTRKTAAAVATEAPAEVVVEAKPRRTRKAAVAAVDTAEGVEAKPRRTRKTAAVATAEIPAQAAEESEVKPRRRTTRKAAEAPVVTETAEAPEAKPRVRRPRKTAATAVAEAAEG, from the coding sequence ACCAACGACCTGCTGACCGCCGGCAAGGTGCGCAACGTACGCGTCCTCGCCATCTACGGCGGCCGGGCCTACGAGCCGCAGGTCGAGGCGCTCCGCAAGGGCGTCGACGTCATCGTCGGCACCCCGGGCCGCCTGCTCGACCTCGCGGGCCAGAAGAAGCTCGACCTCAAGCACATCAGGTCGCTCGTCCTGGACGAGGCCGACGAGATGCTCGACCTGGGCTTCCTGCCCGACGTCGAGAAGATCATCAACTTCCTGCCGGCCAAGCGTCAGACGATGCTGTTCTCGGCGACCATGCCGGGCGCGGTCATCGGTCTCGCGCGCCGCTACATGTCGCAGCCCACGCACATCCGCGCCACCTCGCCGGACGACGAGGGCGCGACGGTCGCGAACACCAAGCAGTTCGTCTACCGCGCGCACAACATGGACAAGCCCGAGCTCGTCGCCCGCATCCTGCAGGCCGAGGGCCGTGGCCCGGTCATGGTCTTCTGCCGTACGAAGCGCACGGCGGCCGACCTCGCCGACCAGCTCCAGCAGCGCGGCTTCGCCTCCGGCGCGGTCCACGGCGACCTCGGCCAGGGCGCCCGCGAGCAGGCGCTGCGTGCGTTCCGCAACGGCAAGGTCGACGTGCTCGTCTGCACCGACGTCGCCGCCCGCGGCATCGACGTCGAGGGCGTCACGCACGTCATCAACTACCAGTCCCCCGAGGACGAGAAGACCTACCTGCACCGCATCGGCCGTACGGGCCGCGCGGGCGCCAAGGGCATCGCGGTCACGCTCGTCGACTGGGACGACATCCCGCGCTGGCAGCTCATCAACAAGGCGCTGGACCTCGGCTTCCCGAACCCGCCGGAGACGTACTCCACCTCCCCGCACTTCTTCGAGGAGATGAACATCCCCGCGGGCACCAAGGGTGTCCTGCCCCGCTCGGAGCGCACGCGCGCCGGGCTGGCCGCGGAGGAGGTCGAGGACCTCGGCGAGACCGGCGGTCGCGGCGGTCCGCGTGGCCGTGGCGGTCGCGACGGCGGCCGGGGCGGTCGGGACAGCGGCCGAGGCGGACATGACGGTGGCCGGGACACTCGGAACGAGTCCCGTTCCGGTGCCGGTGCCGGTGCCGGTAGCAGTGACCTCGAGCGCCCGGCGCGCACCCCGCGCCGCCGCCGTCGTACACGCAACGGCGCCCCGATGGAAGGGACTTCGGCCCCTACGGCCGTGACGTCCACGCCGGAGGAGACCGCGCTGGCCCCCTCCGAGGAGAGCGCGGGCCGCACTCCGCGCCGCCGTCGCCGCACGCGCAACGGAGCGACGGGAGAGCAGCAGCAGCCGGCCACGGCAGTCACCGCAGCGCCCGCGTCCGAGGTCGCGGAGAGCGCCGTGACTACGGCGGAGGGTCCGGTCCTGGACTCCCCGACGGCATCGCGTCGTCGGCGTACGCGGAAGTCGGCGGAGCCGGCGGTCGCCGTGGCCGAGACCGAGGTCGTGACTCCGGTGGCCGAGGCCGCCGCGGTCGTGACCCCAGTGGCCGAGACGCCGGCCGAGGAGACCAGGCCGCGCCGCCGCACCCGTAAGGCCGCGCAGGCCGTACAGGTCGCGGAGCCGGTCGAGGCCGCCACCGAAACCGCCGCCGTGGTCGCGGTCGACACGGCCGAGGCCGTCGAGGCCAAGCCGCGTCGGACCCGGGCGCGGAAGACCGCGGCTCCGGCCGAAGCGGTCGAGGTCGTCGAGACGGTCGAGGCCGTCGAAGTGACCACGCCGCGCCGCCGCACCCGCAAGGCCGTCGCCGAGATCCCCGCGCAGGTGGCCGAGGAGCAGGGCACCGCCGCCGAGGTCACGCCCCGTCGCCGGACCCGCAAGGTCGCGGAGCCGGTGGTGGAGGTCGTAGAGACGCCGGTCGTGGCGGAGACCAAGCCGCGTCGGACCCGCAAGGCAGCGGTCGCCGCCGAGACTGCCGTCGACACGGCCGAGGCCGTCGAGGCCAAGCCGCGCCGCACCCGTAAGGCAGCGGTCGCCGCTGTCGACACGGCCGAGGGTGTCGAGGCCAAGCCCCGCCGCACGCGCAAGACGGCCGCTGCCGCCGTAGCCACGGAGGCTCCGGCCGAGGCGGTCGTCGAGGCGAAGCCCCGTCGGACCCGCAAGGCAGCGGTCGCCGCCGAGACTGCCGTGGACACGGTCGAGGCCGTCGAGAGCAAGCCGCGCCGCACCCGTAAGACGGCCGCCGCCGTGGCCACGGAAGCACCGGCCGAGGTGGTCGTCGAGGCCAAGCCGCGTCGGACGCGCAAGGCAGCGGTCGCCGCTGTCGACACGGCCGAGGGTGTCGAGGCCAAGCCCCGCCGCACCCGCAAGACCGCCGCCGTCGCCACCGCCGAGATCCCGGCCCAGGCGGCCGAGGAGTCGGAGGTCAAACCGCGTCGCCGTACGACCCGCAAGGCCGCCGAGGCCCCGGTCGTCACGGAGACCGCGGAGGCACCGGAGGCGAAGCCGAGGGTGCGCCGGCCGCGCAAGACCGCGGCGACAGCCGTGGCGGAGGCCGCCGAGGGCTGA